One segment of Gemmatimonadota bacterium DNA contains the following:
- a CDS encoding lytic transglycosylase domain-containing protein, with amino-acid sequence MGLFEELERLGRRAKLLALAVPLLALAGFTLGDATNKALALPIYEPVDEFQRVDGGEVVSLSEKMAALRVEGEETHDFVRVYREHVQPVEQVLQVRGVPAERARQIAWPLVEYSYRSELDPAMVLSILWLESRGKPAATSFVGARGLMQVMPTHRGHWNGCDPDGDLYDIETNLCYGTRILSWYIRRYGGNEERALLGYNGCVNGTNT; translated from the coding sequence GTGGGCTTATTCGAGGAACTCGAGCGCCTGGGCCGGCGCGCCAAGCTGCTCGCGCTGGCCGTTCCGCTCTTGGCGCTCGCCGGGTTCACGCTGGGTGACGCAACCAACAAGGCGCTCGCGTTGCCCATCTACGAGCCCGTAGACGAGTTCCAGCGCGTGGACGGCGGCGAAGTCGTCTCCCTCAGCGAGAAGATGGCCGCCCTCCGAGTGGAAGGAGAGGAGACCCACGACTTCGTACGCGTGTACCGCGAGCACGTGCAGCCGGTAGAGCAGGTGCTGCAGGTACGCGGGGTCCCGGCGGAGCGGGCCCGGCAGATCGCCTGGCCGCTGGTCGAATACTCCTACCGCAGCGAGCTCGACCCCGCGATGGTGCTGTCGATCCTGTGGCTCGAGAGCCGCGGCAAGCCGGCGGCGACCAGCTTCGTGGGCGCCCGCGGGCTCATGCAGGTCATGCCGACGCACCGGGGCCACTGGAACGGGTGCGACCCCGACGGGGATCTGTACGACATCGAAACCAACCTGTGCTACGGCACGCGCATTCTGTCCTGGTACATCCGCCGCTACGGCGGCAACGAGGAGCGCGCGCTGCTGGGCTACAACGGCTGCGTGAACGGGACCAACAC
- the hslO gene encoding Hsp33 family molecular chaperone HslO translates to MVAPAPGRLVRATAAGGRYRLLALDGVEVVGEIRRRQGTDPVATAAVGRVALGALLLGALLKDDEHLVTLRVKGSGPLGSLIASATPSGDVRALVGNPRPDIAQVAASGKLNVGQAVGLPGNLTVTRDLAMGEPYVSTVELRSGEIGEDLAYYFVLSEQVPSAVGIGVFVSADGEVQAAGGYLAQLMPGADGRDAALLEEAVSALPPPTEMLLGGDGPADILRRLAATDGFRVQEERAVRFACPCGPERAERALALLGTVEMRAVKEVPDVPGAELTCAFCGEIYRISPEQLDRLIEDARA, encoded by the coding sequence TTGGTAGCCCCCGCGCCCGGACGCCTCGTCCGCGCCACCGCGGCGGGAGGTCGCTACCGCCTGCTCGCGCTCGACGGAGTGGAGGTGGTCGGGGAGATCCGGCGCAGGCAGGGGACCGACCCGGTCGCCACGGCCGCGGTGGGCCGCGTGGCGCTGGGGGCGCTCCTGCTCGGCGCGCTCCTGAAGGACGACGAGCACCTCGTTACCCTGCGGGTGAAGGGGTCCGGGCCGCTCGGCTCCCTGATCGCCAGCGCCACGCCCTCGGGCGACGTGCGCGCCCTGGTAGGCAATCCGCGGCCGGACATCGCCCAGGTGGCCGCCAGCGGCAAGCTCAACGTCGGGCAGGCTGTCGGCCTCCCGGGCAACCTCACCGTCACCCGCGACCTGGCCATGGGCGAGCCCTACGTCAGCACCGTGGAGCTCCGGTCGGGCGAAATAGGCGAGGATCTCGCCTACTACTTCGTGCTCAGCGAGCAAGTCCCTTCGGCGGTGGGCATCGGCGTCTTCGTAAGCGCCGACGGCGAGGTCCAGGCTGCCGGCGGCTACCTCGCGCAGCTCATGCCGGGAGCCGACGGCAGGGACGCCGCGCTGCTCGAAGAGGCCGTGTCCGCGCTTCCTCCACCCACGGAAATGCTGCTCGGGGGCGACGGTCCGGCGGACATCCTTCGGCGGCTGGCGGCGACTGACGGCTTCCGCGTTCAGGAGGAGCGCGCCGTGCGCTTCGCTTGCCCGTGCGGCCCCGAGCGCGCCGAGCGGGCGCTCGCGTTGCTCGGAACAGTCGAGATGCGCGCGGTCAAGGAAGTGCCGGACGTCCCGGGAGCCGAGCTGACGTGCGCCTTCTGCGGCGAGATCTATCGGATCTCTCCCGAACAGTTGGATCGCCTCATCGAGGACGCGCGAGCGTGA
- a CDS encoding co-chaperone GroES family protein — protein sequence MSSGSDSEPKQPKHLIVVGDRILIRPEKGEEKSKVGLYLPASAVDAQAVRGGTVMATGPGTPISPPTDLDSEPWRIASGEARYLPVQAERGDYAIFFRKAAVEITFEGDAYLVVPQAAVLVLVRESTHSEDW from the coding sequence GTGAGCAGCGGATCGGACTCCGAACCGAAGCAGCCGAAGCACCTGATCGTAGTCGGCGACCGCATCCTCATCCGGCCGGAGAAGGGTGAGGAGAAGAGCAAGGTCGGACTGTACCTGCCCGCCAGCGCCGTGGACGCGCAGGCCGTGCGCGGTGGTACGGTGATGGCCACCGGGCCCGGAACACCCATCTCGCCCCCCACCGACCTGGACTCCGAACCGTGGCGCATCGCCAGCGGAGAAGCGCGTTACCTGCCCGTCCAGGCCGAGCGCGGCGACTACGCCATTTTCTTCCGCAAGGCCGCCGTCGAGATCACCTTCGAGGGGGATGCCTACCTGGTGGTCCCGCAGGCCGCCGTGCTCGTGCTGGTCCGCGAGAGCACGCACTCCGAGGATTGGTAG
- a CDS encoding acyl-CoA dehydrogenase family protein, whose product MSTTQAPPLPEEGTKRSAPAEVTERETREVVESSRETEWTKPSFAKELFLGRLRMDLIHPYPKPDPEDVRKAQAFMERVRDFLDTVDAERIEREGRVPAEVIEGLRKIGAFGIKIPEEYGGLGLSQRAYGRAISLIGSKSGALAVLLSAHQSIGVPQPLKMFGTPEQKQEYLPRIAAGEISAFALTEHDVGSDPARMQASADPTEDGQAYILNGEKLWCTNGPIADVMVVMARTPARKPGGRRGISAFIVESSWEGVKTESRLEFMGLRGIENGVISFKDVRVPRENLLWGEGKGLKLALITLNTGRLTIPATCSSAGKWCLQVVRRWAAERTQWGAPIGKHDAVAQQIADIAARAFAMEAVADLAASLADAGDYDIRLEAAIAKLFNSECALLVADETMQVRGGRGYETAASLGSRGEAPIPVEQVMRDLRINTIFEGSSEIMRLFIAREALDPHLQRAGSMVQPDSSLGDKAKDAVGLGAHMAKWLAGNVVGYGRWPKHGDFGPLARHIRWADRAASRLARNLGYAMARFGPKLERRQAVLGRVVDIGAELFAVAASCSYALHLDTEPAHELADAFAKGARRRVEVLFDSLFDNDDVSNYRLAQRVLEGRYEFVEEGIVDAPHGDAGA is encoded by the coding sequence ATGAGCACGACGCAAGCGCCACCGTTGCCGGAGGAAGGGACGAAGCGATCGGCTCCGGCCGAGGTGACCGAACGGGAGACGCGCGAGGTGGTAGAGTCCTCACGCGAGACCGAGTGGACCAAGCCCAGCTTCGCCAAGGAGTTGTTCCTCGGGCGGCTGCGCATGGACCTGATCCACCCGTACCCCAAGCCGGACCCGGAAGACGTCCGCAAGGCGCAGGCGTTCATGGAGCGCGTGCGCGACTTCCTGGACACGGTCGATGCCGAGCGCATAGAGCGTGAGGGGCGGGTGCCCGCCGAGGTCATCGAGGGGCTGCGCAAGATAGGCGCGTTCGGTATCAAGATACCCGAGGAGTACGGGGGGCTCGGGCTGTCCCAGCGGGCCTACGGTCGCGCCATTTCGCTGATCGGCAGCAAGTCCGGCGCGCTGGCGGTGCTGCTGTCGGCGCATCAGTCGATCGGGGTGCCGCAGCCCCTCAAGATGTTCGGCACTCCCGAGCAGAAGCAGGAGTACCTGCCGCGCATAGCCGCGGGTGAGATCTCGGCGTTCGCGCTGACCGAGCACGACGTGGGCTCGGACCCCGCGCGCATGCAGGCTAGCGCCGATCCCACCGAAGACGGCCAGGCCTACATCCTCAACGGCGAGAAGCTGTGGTGCACCAACGGCCCCATCGCAGACGTGATGGTGGTCATGGCTCGCACGCCCGCCAGGAAGCCCGGTGGACGGCGAGGGATCTCGGCGTTCATCGTGGAATCCTCCTGGGAGGGCGTGAAGACCGAGAGCCGGCTGGAGTTCATGGGCCTGCGCGGCATCGAGAACGGCGTGATCTCGTTCAAGGACGTGAGGGTGCCCAGGGAGAACCTGCTCTGGGGCGAGGGCAAGGGACTCAAGCTGGCGCTCATCACGCTCAACACTGGGCGACTCACCATCCCGGCGACGTGCTCCTCGGCGGGCAAATGGTGCCTCCAGGTGGTGCGGCGCTGGGCCGCCGAGCGCACGCAGTGGGGCGCGCCGATCGGCAAGCACGACGCCGTCGCGCAGCAGATCGCCGACATCGCCGCGCGCGCGTTCGCCATGGAAGCGGTCGCCGACCTGGCGGCCAGCCTCGCCGACGCCGGCGACTACGACATCCGGCTGGAGGCGGCGATCGCGAAGTTGTTCAACTCCGAGTGCGCCTTGCTGGTGGCCGACGAGACGATGCAGGTGCGCGGCGGCCGCGGTTACGAAACTGCGGCCTCCCTCGGGTCGCGGGGCGAGGCACCGATTCCCGTAGAGCAGGTCATGCGCGACCTGCGCATCAACACGATCTTCGAGGGGTCGAGCGAGATCATGCGCCTCTTCATCGCGCGCGAGGCTCTCGATCCGCACCTCCAGCGCGCGGGCTCCATGGTGCAGCCGGACAGCTCCCTGGGCGACAAGGCCAAGGACGCGGTCGGGCTGGGCGCGCACATGGCCAAGTGGCTGGCCGGCAACGTGGTCGGTTACGGCCGTTGGCCCAAGCACGGGGACTTCGGTCCGCTCGCGCGCCACATCCGCTGGGCGGATCGCGCGGCGAGCCGGTTGGCGCGCAACCTGGGCTACGCGATGGCGCGGTTCGGGCCCAAGCTGGAGCGCCGCCAGGCTGTGCTCGGGAGGGTCGTGGACATAGGCGCCGAGTTGTTCGCGGTGGCCGCGTCCTGCTCCTACGCTCTGCATCTGGACACCGAGCCGGCCCACGAGCTCGCCGACGCCTTCGCGAAGGGCGCGCGGCGGCGCGTCGAGGTGCTCTTCGACAGCCTCTTCGACAACGACGACGTGTCGAACTACAGGCTCGCGCAGAGGGTGCTCGAGGGACGCTACGAGTTCGTCGAAGAGGGCATCGTGGACGCCCCGCATGGAGACGCGGGCGCGTGA
- a CDS encoding aryl-sulfate sulfotransferase: protein MYVALAILAAACSDATAPVDDTDPPPGPTVSVEQLSTLNPLTRGFRVDVAPTAAVTVDYWTEGEPRLRVRSDPGQSHELLVGRLLPDATYEYEVAFEFDDATVTVDPATGSFVTDTLPTFLQAVTLTSTGESTSPLVMLELREPTFQGFAAVDSKGRVVWYHPTTGGSWSWTRRANGNFVFLDTGAGLNEVTPAGDIVATLARANNESIHHDVIATPQNTVYFLTRHPQLVDGITWVGEIIWEWNPDTGGLAERWNSFDFLSPSTDTTSRSTRSDWLHGNSLNVGPAGGILLSSPWLNQVIAISSDFTALAWRLGGKNATIFTDSAGTFNFQHTASRLSENRVLVFDNRGGGTSGFPVSRALELEVDFAADSARAVWSFQAPNDNYASIISAARRMANGNTMVTFGTSDGFRESRGPIEVYEVAPGGSIVWNLVVEGPALMYRATPFGDIAGEVEVP, encoded by the coding sequence TTGTACGTCGCCCTCGCGATCCTGGCCGCGGCTTGCTCCGATGCGACCGCCCCGGTCGACGACACCGATCCGCCACCCGGTCCGACCGTGTCGGTCGAGCAGTTGAGCACCCTCAACCCGCTGACGCGGGGGTTCAGGGTCGATGTCGCGCCCACCGCCGCGGTCACCGTGGATTACTGGACCGAGGGCGAACCCCGCCTGCGAGTGCGAAGCGACCCGGGGCAGAGCCACGAGCTGCTTGTGGGCCGGCTGCTCCCGGACGCGACCTACGAGTACGAGGTGGCGTTCGAGTTCGATGACGCCACGGTCACGGTCGATCCCGCGACCGGCTCCTTCGTCACCGATACGCTCCCGACTTTCCTTCAGGCGGTCACTCTGACGTCCACGGGCGAATCGACCTCTCCGCTCGTGATGCTCGAGTTGAGGGAGCCCACCTTCCAGGGATTCGCGGCGGTCGACTCCAAGGGCCGAGTGGTGTGGTATCATCCCACCACCGGCGGCTCCTGGAGCTGGACGCGTCGCGCCAACGGGAACTTCGTGTTCCTGGACACGGGCGCTGGGCTGAACGAGGTGACGCCGGCCGGGGACATCGTGGCCACGCTCGCTCGCGCCAACAACGAGTCGATCCACCACGACGTCATCGCGACGCCCCAGAACACCGTCTATTTCTTGACGCGGCACCCGCAGCTGGTGGACGGGATCACCTGGGTCGGCGAGATCATCTGGGAGTGGAATCCCGATACGGGAGGGCTCGCGGAGCGCTGGAACAGCTTCGATTTCCTGTCGCCTTCCACCGATACGACCTCTCGGAGCACGCGCTCGGACTGGCTCCACGGCAACAGCCTGAATGTCGGGCCGGCCGGCGGCATCCTGCTGTCCAGCCCCTGGCTCAATCAGGTGATCGCCATCTCGAGCGACTTCACGGCCCTGGCGTGGCGCCTCGGAGGCAAGAACGCCACCATTTTCACCGATTCCGCGGGCACCTTCAATTTCCAGCACACGGCGTCCAGGCTCTCGGAGAACAGGGTGCTCGTCTTCGACAACCGCGGCGGCGGGACGAGCGGCTTCCCCGTATCGCGTGCGCTCGAGCTGGAGGTCGACTTTGCGGCCGACTCCGCCCGCGCCGTGTGGAGCTTCCAGGCGCCGAACGACAACTACGCCTCCATCATCAGCGCCGCCCGCAGGATGGCGAACGGCAACACCATGGTGACGTTCGGCACCTCGGACGGATTCCGCGAGTCGCGCGGGCCCATCGAGGTCTACGAAGTAGCGCCGGGCGGGAGCATCGTCTGGAACCTGGTGGTGGAAGGCCCCGCGCTGATGTATCGGGCGACCCCGTTCGGGGACATCGCGGGTGAGGTCGAGGTGCCTTGA